The following proteins are co-located in the Chlorogloeopsis sp. ULAP01 genome:
- a CDS encoding non-ribosomal peptide synthetase, whose amino-acid sequence MDKQYSNLSSAKKALLKKWRGGKFQADTIPKRQISENIPLSFSQQRLWFIDQLYHGSSFYNIPIAWYIKGKLNITALQQSLNEILQRHEVWRTNFLVVNGELCQKITAPSTWDLEIIHLEHLSAKNWEADVKQLVAELAKKPFNLAQGLLVRANLLCLSEAEQVLLVTMHHIITDGWSCDVFLRELSTLYAAFSTNQPSVRDTTQRPLTELPIQYADFAIWQRDRIQGKFLETQLNYWKQQLQGELPILQLPTDRPRPNVTSFTGAKQYFHLSKSLTDALKQLSQQADATLFMSLLAAFNILLYYYTDQEDILIGSPIANRNRAELEGMLGLFVNTLILRNNLSGNPSFREFLHRVREVTLDAYAHQDLPFEMLVEKLQPERDLSRNPLYEVMFVLQNTPTNVQEISGLTLQTLEFDSGTAQLDIFLSVSEFSEGLTGCLEYNTDIFDLTTITQLINNFQTLLTNIVANPDLRLSELSPLNVSEQEQLLFKFNQTCTDYPQNATLHQLFEQQAELTPEALALISQSEKLTYRQLNYKVNQLAHYLQKQGVTNETLVALCLERSIDMVIGILAILKAGGAYIPLDPSYPVERLNFMLGDSQAFLFLTKQEILEKLSLSADKIVCLDIHKDEIAQQNLENPIHTAKADHLAYIIYTSGSTGTPKGVLGTHRGTVNGLHWLWKTYPFIPEEVCCQKTAISFVDSIWEIFAPLLQGTPTVIISNATVQDPQLFIEALADYKVTRIILVPSLLRLILDNYSYLAQKLSHLKIWITSGEKLSLKLAQKFRELMRSAKLINLYGSSEVSANATYYDTSLLSEIANIVPIGCPIDNTQICILNRHLQLTPIGVYGEIYIAGDGLAKGYLNRLELTQERFIDHPYISGKKLYKTGDIGRYLPDGNIEYFGRRDEQVKIRGFRVELSEIAAAITQHPDVEDAVVIASNDTQENPRLIAYVVTDKLDIATQLLPVLQQKLPNYMLPSAFIVLDKLPLTPNGKIDKCSLPNNEVIRAKTHQSFVAPRNFTELSLVKLWENLLNVNPIGVTDNFFDLGGHSFLAVRLMAQIHDRFDHNLPLSTLFENPTIEKLAIIVSQPSRQSSHSPLVAINSTGSKTPFFCIHGAGGGISHYFNLSRRLGEDYQFYALEDSLEQDKPKILTVEETATRYLQEIQKVQPNGPYLLGGHCYGGVLAFEIAQQLQKQGQTVSLLVIIDAIISETPIESTDDDDAKFLLRIAESIKTDNNIDFSVPFAELRNLSLTEQLHLINQKANFLFSDTEINDFLRHYQLFKAHVQAMRNYVPEVYSDQITLFRANEAILHDFENPEWNTDDPFLGWGKFAHQPIQMIEIPGDHFSIFIEPYIQELARNLRVHIDHAVNNHGSKKD is encoded by the coding sequence ATGGATAAACAATATTCTAATTTATCATCTGCAAAAAAAGCCTTGCTGAAAAAATGGAGGGGAGGAAAATTTCAAGCTGATACTATTCCCAAACGTCAAATATCAGAAAATATTCCTTTATCTTTCTCGCAGCAAAGACTATGGTTTATTGACCAACTTTATCACGGTAGTTCTTTCTACAATATTCCCATCGCTTGGTATATTAAAGGAAAATTAAATATTACAGCATTGCAACAGAGTCTGAATGAAATTCTCCAGCGTCATGAAGTGTGGCGGACAAATTTTTTGGTTGTCAATGGCGAACTATGTCAGAAAATTACAGCACCATCAACTTGGGATTTAGAGATTATTCATTTGGAACATTTATCTGCTAAAAATTGGGAAGCAGATGTTAAGCAACTTGTAGCAGAGTTAGCTAAAAAACCTTTTAATTTAGCTCAAGGACTTTTAGTCAGAGCAAATTTACTGTGCTTGAGTGAAGCAGAACAAGTTTTGCTTGTCACCATGCACCACATTATTACAGATGGCTGGTCTTGTGATGTCTTCCTGCGGGAGTTGTCAACACTATATGCGGCTTTCTCGACAAATCAACCTTCTGTGCGAGACACTACGCAAAGACCCTTAACGGAACTCCCCATCCAGTATGCGGATTTTGCCATTTGGCAACGCGATCGCATTCAAGGTAAATTTTTAGAAACCCAGTTAAATTATTGGAAACAACAACTCCAGGGTGAGCTACCCATACTCCAATTACCTACAGACCGTCCGCGACCTAATGTTACATCTTTTACTGGTGCTAAACAATATTTTCACTTATCCAAATCTCTGACAGATGCTTTAAAACAATTAAGTCAGCAAGCAGACGCTACTTTATTTATGAGTTTGCTGGCGGCATTTAATATCTTATTGTATTACTACACCGACCAAGAAGACATCTTAATTGGTTCTCCTATTGCTAACCGCAATCGAGCCGAATTAGAAGGAATGTTGGGTTTATTTGTCAATACTTTAATCTTACGTAATAACCTGAGTGGTAATCCCAGCTTCCGTGAATTTCTCCATCGTGTACGTGAGGTAACTCTCGATGCTTATGCACATCAAGATTTACCTTTTGAAATGCTTGTAGAAAAATTGCAACCCGAACGTGATTTAAGCCGAAATCCACTTTATGAAGTCATGTTTGTGCTGCAAAATACTCCCACAAATGTGCAAGAAATCTCTGGTTTAACTTTGCAGACTTTAGAGTTTGATAGCGGTACAGCGCAACTAGATATTTTCCTCTCTGTGTCTGAATTTTCAGAGGGATTAACAGGGTGTTTGGAATACAATACAGATATTTTTGATTTAACAACAATTACCCAACTAATCAACAATTTTCAAACGTTGCTGACAAACATCGTTGCTAATCCAGATCTGCGATTGAGTGAATTATCTCCACTAAACGTTTCTGAGCAAGAACAACTATTATTTAAGTTTAATCAAACTTGTACAGATTATCCGCAAAATGCAACTTTACATCAATTATTTGAGCAACAAGCTGAACTCACTCCTGAGGCTTTAGCATTAATTAGTCAATCGGAAAAACTAACCTATCGTCAACTTAACTACAAAGTTAATCAACTTGCACATTATTTACAAAAACAAGGTGTCACGAACGAAACGCTAGTTGCTCTATGTCTGGAACGTTCCATAGACATGGTAATAGGAATATTAGCTATTCTCAAAGCTGGTGGTGCATATATTCCTTTAGATCCAAGTTATCCAGTTGAGCGTCTGAATTTTATGCTTGGCGATTCGCAAGCATTTTTGTTCCTAACGAAGCAAGAGATATTAGAAAAACTATCTTTATCAGCAGATAAAATTGTTTGCTTAGATATCCATAAAGATGAAATTGCTCAACAAAATCTAGAAAATCCTATTCACACTGCAAAAGCCGATCATCTCGCTTATATTATCTACACTTCTGGCTCAACTGGTACTCCTAAAGGTGTGCTTGGCACACATCGTGGAACAGTCAACGGCTTACACTGGTTATGGAAAACTTATCCTTTTATCCCAGAAGAAGTTTGTTGTCAAAAAACAGCTATTAGTTTTGTCGATTCTATATGGGAGATTTTTGCTCCTTTACTCCAAGGAACTCCGACAGTAATTATTAGTAATGCTACTGTCCAAGATCCGCAGTTATTTATCGAAGCTTTGGCAGATTACAAAGTCACTCGGATTATACTTGTTCCCTCGTTACTTCGCCTAATTTTAGATAATTACAGTTATCTGGCTCAGAAATTATCGCACTTAAAAATTTGGATAACTAGCGGGGAAAAACTATCTTTAAAGTTAGCGCAAAAGTTCCGAGAATTGATGCGATCGGCGAAACTAATTAACCTTTATGGCTCATCGGAAGTTTCTGCAAATGCTACTTATTATGACACCAGTTTGTTGTCAGAGATAGCAAATATTGTTCCTATTGGTTGTCCGATTGATAACACTCAGATATGTATTTTAAATCGTCATTTGCAATTAACACCCATAGGAGTTTATGGTGAGATTTATATTGCTGGTGATGGGTTAGCCAAGGGTTATTTGAATCGTCTGGAATTAACTCAAGAAAGATTTATCGATCATCCCTATATTTCTGGAAAAAAACTTTATAAAACTGGGGATATTGGACGTTATCTTCCCGATGGCAATATTGAGTATTTTGGTCGCCGAGATGAGCAAGTAAAAATTCGCGGCTTTCGAGTGGAATTAAGTGAAATTGCGGCTGCGATCACACAACATCCAGATGTGGAAGACGCTGTGGTCATTGCTAGTAATGATACTCAAGAAAATCCCCGGTTAATTGCATATGTCGTCACAGATAAATTGGATATAGCTACACAATTACTGCCAGTTCTACAGCAGAAATTGCCTAATTATATGCTACCTTCGGCTTTTATTGTCCTGGATAAACTACCCTTGACACCGAATGGTAAAATAGACAAGTGCTCTCTACCAAATAATGAAGTTATTCGAGCCAAAACTCATCAATCCTTCGTTGCTCCAAGAAATTTTACAGAATTATCATTAGTAAAACTTTGGGAAAATCTTCTCAATGTTAACCCAATTGGAGTGACAGATAATTTCTTTGACTTGGGTGGACATTCGTTTTTGGCTGTCCGCTTAATGGCTCAAATTCACGATAGATTCGACCATAATCTTCCCCTATCTACTCTGTTTGAAAACCCCACAATTGAAAAACTAGCAATTATTGTTAGTCAACCATCTCGTCAGAGTTCTCATTCTCCTTTAGTAGCAATTAACTCCACTGGTTCTAAGACACCTTTTTTCTGTATTCATGGTGCTGGTGGCGGGATTAGTCACTACTTTAACTTATCTAGAAGGCTTGGCGAAGATTATCAATTTTATGCTTTGGAAGATAGCTTAGAACAAGACAAACCAAAAATTCTCACAGTAGAAGAAACAGCAACTCGATATCTGCAAGAAATTCAGAAAGTACAACCAAATGGCCCTTATCTTTTAGGTGGTCATTGTTATGGTGGCGTACTGGCTTTTGAAATTGCACAACAATTGCAAAAACAAGGTCAAACAGTAAGTTTATTAGTGATTATCGATGCCATAATTTCCGAAACACCTATCGAATCTACAGATGATGACGATGCAAAATTTTTACTCCGCATCGCTGAATCTATAAAAACTGATAACAATATAGATTTTTCTGTACCTTTTGCTGAACTGCGAAATTTATCATTAACAGAGCAACTGCATTTAATTAATCAAAAAGCTAACTTTCTGTTTAGCGATACAGAAATTAACGATTTTCTGCGCCATTATCAACTGTTTAAAGCTCACGTGCAAGCGATGCGAAATTATGTGCCAGAAGTTTATTCAGACCAGATAACTTTATTTCGAGCTAATGAAGCAATATTGCACGATTTTGAAAATCCAGAGTGGAATACAGATGATCCATTCTTAGGTTGGGGAAAATTTGCTCATCAACCTATACAAATGATTGAAATTCCCGGCGATCATTTTTCAATTTTTATAGAACCTTATATTCAGGAGTTGGCTAGAAATTTGAGAGTGCATATTGATCATGCTGTAAATAATCATGGAAGTAAAAAAGACTGA
- a CDS encoding cytochrome P450 — MKLPPGPKIPVWVLALQFEANPFAYMDANYQHYGDIVTIMFGSTPMIYVSNPLGIKQIFTNTKEITASGTLNEDFALFTGERGILQLDGFVHKNRRKLLMQALHGTRMQACGRRICELTQKILEQQVIGKPFVAYPIVEEITLSIGIEVVLGLQEGQRYEKVKYLFFSMFKSEQSKLFQLLTKIPLGTLNLGRWSPQGYLLHLRQEIFQFLDTEVQQRRSQADSSRIDMLSDLIFAADETGELLSNEEVRDLLLSPIFAAGDASATAITWALYWIHRLPRVRDRLLSELNSLGENPDPMNIIALPYLSAVCHEVLRIYPTQLFTFPRLVESSVEVMGYELPPGTILIANIYSTHQREDLYPQPKEFQPERFLEKQFSPYEFLPFGGGSRVCIGGSFALFEMKLVLATILSNYQLTLVSQQPERPKFGGLLAYPASGVKMLIQSQRQQQKQSQPLASGLF, encoded by the coding sequence ATGAAACTACCACCTGGCCCAAAAATTCCAGTTTGGGTACTAGCTCTCCAATTTGAAGCTAACCCCTTTGCTTATATGGATGCTAATTACCAACATTATGGTGACATAGTGACGATAATGTTTGGTTCTACGCCAATGATTTATGTGAGTAATCCTTTAGGTATCAAGCAAATTTTTACTAACACTAAAGAAATTACTGCATCTGGGACATTGAACGAAGATTTTGCTTTGTTCACAGGAGAGCGAGGAATTCTACAACTGGATGGTTTCGTTCACAAAAATCGCCGTAAGCTGTTAATGCAAGCTCTTCATGGAACACGGATGCAAGCTTGTGGACGAAGGATCTGCGAACTTACGCAAAAAATTCTTGAGCAACAGGTGATTGGAAAACCTTTTGTCGCTTATCCAATCGTAGAAGAAATTACTCTATCAATCGGGATAGAAGTTGTGCTGGGATTACAGGAAGGACAACGCTATGAAAAAGTCAAATATTTATTTTTTTCGATGTTCAAATCCGAGCAATCGAAACTTTTCCAACTGCTGACCAAAATACCTTTAGGAACACTAAATTTAGGTCGATGGAGTCCGCAAGGGTATCTGCTTCACCTCCGACAAGAGATTTTTCAATTTCTCGATACTGAAGTTCAACAGAGGCGATCGCAAGCAGATTCTTCACGCATTGATATGTTGAGCGATCTGATATTTGCTGCTGATGAAACAGGCGAATTATTAAGTAATGAAGAAGTGCGCGATTTGTTACTATCGCCGATTTTTGCGGCTGGTGATGCTTCCGCTACAGCAATTACTTGGGCATTATATTGGATTCACCGTTTACCGAGAGTCCGCGATCGCCTACTATCAGAACTCAATAGTCTTGGGGAAAACCCAGACCCCATGAACATTATTGCTTTACCCTACCTCAGTGCCGTTTGTCACGAAGTTTTACGAATTTACCCAACTCAGTTATTTACATTTCCTCGATTGGTAGAGTCTTCAGTGGAAGTGATGGGCTATGAGTTGCCTCCTGGTACAATACTAATTGCAAATATTTATTCCACACATCAGCGCGAAGATTTATATCCTCAACCCAAAGAATTTCAGCCAGAACGCTTTTTAGAAAAACAATTTTCTCCCTACGAATTTCTGCCTTTCGGCGGTGGTTCTCGTGTTTGTATTGGGGGAAGTTTTGCCTTATTTGAAATGAAGCTGGTATTAGCAACTATCCTTTCAAATTATCAATTAACTTTAGTGAGTCAACAACCAGAACGTCCCAAATTTGGCGGTCTGCTTGCTTATCCTGCTAGTGGTGTAAAGATGCTTATACAAAGTCAACGTCAACAGCAAAAACAATCACAGCCACTTGCTTCTGGCTTATTTTAG
- a CDS encoding SDR family NAD(P)-dependent oxidoreductase, with translation MTKSTKGAILITGTSAGIGRATALLLDQKGYQVFTGVRTEKDAESLKQEASGMLTPIILDITNQAQIQAASEFVSLAVGEQGLFGLVNNPCGITYGPLECVPIEDVRLNFEVGIIGHIAVTQAFLPMLRKAKGRIINISASCGKIALPYFGLLSASKFALESFTDSLRTELCSSGIEVSSILSGAFKTDIYKKVKESYEITYANMSPETKALYDKYCRTDLQEIKHGNHNGLPCEIFADVILKVLEARKSKRQYFISSSFLGMLEEQLFYLAKRLLSCSTFNLHNMGRQDVCPTRV, from the coding sequence ATGACAAAAAGTACAAAAGGTGCAATATTAATAACAGGAACCTCTGCGGGAATTGGTCGAGCTACTGCACTTTTACTAGACCAAAAAGGATACCAAGTCTTTACTGGAGTCCGTACAGAAAAAGATGCTGAATCCCTAAAACAAGAAGCATCTGGAATGCTCACTCCCATCATCCTAGATATTACAAATCAAGCACAAATTCAAGCCGCATCTGAATTTGTTTCATTAGCAGTCGGCGAACAAGGACTATTCGGATTAGTTAACAATCCATGCGGTATAACCTATGGGCCTTTAGAGTGTGTTCCCATAGAGGATGTGAGATTAAATTTTGAAGTAGGTATTATCGGGCATATTGCTGTTACCCAAGCATTTCTACCAATGCTGCGAAAAGCTAAAGGCCGCATTATCAACATTAGTGCTAGTTGTGGGAAAATAGCCCTGCCATACTTTGGACTTTTATCCGCTTCAAAATTTGCTCTAGAGTCATTTACAGATTCTTTACGCACAGAATTATGTTCTTCTGGGATTGAAGTTTCCTCTATTTTGTCTGGTGCATTTAAGACAGATATTTATAAAAAAGTCAAGGAAAGCTATGAAATAACTTATGCCAATATGTCGCCAGAAACCAAAGCTTTGTATGATAAATATTGTAGAACGGATCTACAAGAAATTAAACACGGAAACCATAATGGTTTGCCATGCGAAATATTTGCAGATGTCATCTTAAAAGTCTTAGAAGCTCGTAAATCAAAAAGACAATATTTTATCTCAAGTTCTTTCTTGGGAATGTTAGAAGAGCAGCTTTTTTACCTAGCAAAAAGATTACTAAGCTGTTCCACATTTAACTTGCATAACATGGGCAGGCAAGATGTCTGCCCTACAAGAGTTTAG
- a CDS encoding sucrase ferredoxin, with the protein MQTQQSNILSVAECRFCSLVSKANKEDPIGTAETCDYWLIIEIPQPWPQAFYEEHPKIQPLLGLFYEVFEQYEIKLRPMVIAPDREYSQLGFTRILYYYRPAKLFSQFEKQEFVVPDEQVTALVTAILQQLMQQPNDLSKFQQYEQQTSHIRELMVCTHAQVDLACGRFGSPLYRRLRKEYAPVSNGKLRVWQTTHFGGHQFAPTLADLPQGCFWGHFEPEALDLLVNRNDSPFGLRQFYRGWSGLSKFEQIAEREIWMQLGWNWLDYWKAGQVLVEDADWAEVRINYVAPDGSLSGGYQARVEVCGQVMSALSSATEMQLTAVKQYRVSHLIQVD; encoded by the coding sequence ATGCAAACTCAACAGAGCAATATACTTTCCGTCGCTGAATGTCGTTTTTGCTCCTTGGTATCTAAAGCTAACAAAGAAGACCCAATTGGTACAGCAGAAACTTGTGACTATTGGCTGATTATAGAAATTCCTCAGCCTTGGCCCCAAGCCTTTTATGAGGAACATCCAAAAATCCAGCCATTATTAGGCTTGTTTTATGAGGTCTTTGAGCAATATGAGATTAAACTTCGACCAATGGTAATTGCTCCTGACCGCGAGTACTCCCAACTTGGCTTCACCCGCATACTTTACTACTATCGTCCTGCCAAACTATTTTCTCAATTTGAAAAGCAAGAGTTTGTTGTTCCAGATGAGCAAGTAACTGCGTTAGTCACAGCAATACTCCAGCAATTGATGCAACAGCCCAATGATTTATCAAAGTTTCAGCAGTATGAGCAACAAACTAGTCACATTCGTGAACTGATGGTTTGCACTCATGCTCAAGTAGATTTGGCCTGTGGTCGATTTGGCTCACCTTTATATCGGCGATTACGCAAAGAATATGCTCCTGTTTCCAACGGTAAGTTAAGGGTGTGGCAAACTACTCACTTTGGCGGTCATCAATTCGCCCCTACCTTAGCTGACTTACCCCAAGGGTGCTTTTGGGGACATTTTGAACCGGAAGCCCTTGATTTACTTGTAAATAGAAATGATTCTCCTTTTGGGCTGCGTCAATTCTACCGAGGATGGTCAGGCTTAAGCAAATTTGAGCAAATTGCCGAGCGGGAAATTTGGATGCAATTGGGTTGGAATTGGCTGGACTATTGGAAAGCTGGACAAGTGCTGGTAGAAGATGCTGATTGGGCGGAAGTACGTATTAATTATGTTGCGCCAGATGGCAGTTTATCTGGAGGCTATCAAGCCAGAGTCGAAGTTTGTGGTCAAGTTATGAGTGCATTGAGTTCGGCAACAGAAATGCAACTAACAGCAGTGAAGCAGTATCGTGTTAGCCATTTAATTCAGGTTGATTAA
- a CDS encoding MATE family efflux transporter, whose translation MTTQQQSQITNEILQGNLVRLAFKLSIPSTLGILMFSLNNFLDALFAGRFLGETALAGITLALPFTGIVEGFSVLVGVGSGAVLSQAIGSGNLKTQSKIFGNFIVMGIAIALAITALGYSFSERLIVFMGGSDEVASAGTAYFKTYILGAVFYILGGASSQIIKSEGKLRLSTIFDLVFIIFNILLNTLFISVFRWGIEGIALATVLAMVVSTSVNLTYFFTGKSSIPVNYQKLAIAIDLLPEIFSVGISSLFYPILELLQDFVIFNSLSYYGTNNDIAFVGTTAKLNALVFIPIFGFAQALQPIIGMNYGAKNYQRIKKAYLTFAIIATILLILIWLALQLSPRIFLGLILSGVNFTEDDVINFRILSILIPIWPLAFFSNTLFQSIGKGTTVLVVLLLRTIVLNVPIIILLSKIYAVRGIYCGILLADILFMLIVFVLTFLEFQYLSSLKVE comes from the coding sequence ATGACTACACAACAACAATCTCAAATCACAAATGAAATCCTGCAAGGCAATCTTGTGAGGCTGGCATTTAAATTATCAATTCCCAGTACTTTGGGAATACTAATGTTTAGCTTAAATAATTTTCTGGATGCTTTATTTGCAGGAAGATTTCTTGGTGAAACTGCTCTAGCTGGTATTACTCTTGCACTACCATTTACTGGTATAGTTGAAGGTTTTTCTGTCTTAGTTGGGGTTGGTTCTGGTGCTGTTCTTAGCCAAGCCATTGGTTCTGGAAATCTCAAAACTCAGTCAAAAATATTTGGCAATTTCATAGTTATGGGTATCGCGATCGCGTTGGCAATCACAGCCCTTGGCTATAGTTTTAGTGAGAGATTGATTGTATTTATGGGAGGCAGTGATGAAGTTGCTTCTGCTGGCACGGCATATTTTAAAACTTATATATTAGGTGCAGTATTTTATATCTTAGGAGGAGCTTCTAGCCAGATCATCAAATCAGAAGGCAAACTTAGACTATCAACTATATTTGATTTAGTTTTTATTATTTTTAATATTTTATTAAATACTTTATTTATTAGTGTTTTCCGTTGGGGTATAGAAGGAATTGCCCTTGCAACAGTTCTGGCGATGGTTGTTTCTACTAGTGTCAATTTAACTTATTTCTTTACTGGTAAAAGCTCGATACCAGTGAATTATCAAAAGTTAGCGATCGCCATAGATTTACTACCTGAAATTTTTTCAGTAGGAATATCATCACTGTTTTATCCAATTCTGGAATTACTACAAGACTTTGTAATTTTCAACTCACTTTCTTACTATGGCACAAATAATGATATTGCTTTTGTGGGTACAACTGCAAAATTAAACGCATTAGTATTTATTCCAATATTTGGTTTTGCCCAAGCATTACAACCAATCATTGGCATGAATTATGGAGCGAAAAATTATCAAAGAATCAAAAAAGCATACTTAACTTTTGCTATCATTGCCACTATTTTATTAATATTAATTTGGCTGGCTCTACAATTATCTCCAAGGATATTCTTGGGTCTGATTTTGTCTGGTGTAAATTTTACAGAAGATGATGTCATAAACTTTAGAATTCTCAGTATATTAATCCCAATTTGGCCTTTGGCATTCTTTAGTAATACTCTTTTTCAATCTATAGGTAAGGGTACAACAGTGTTGGTAGTACTCTTACTAAGAACTATAGTTTTAAATGTGCCAATAATAATTCTATTGTCGAAAATTTACGCTGTCAGAGGTATTTATTGTGGAATACTTTTGGCAGATATTTTATTTATGTTAATTGTGTTTGTCTTAACCTTTTTAGAATTTCAGTATTTAAGTTCCTTAAAAGTTGAATGA
- a CDS encoding iron-siderophore ABC transporter substrate-binding protein produces the protein MLILLFIKDICLLTFIQLVRVVKTVFSRWSLLWKPRQISRNYRFLPFLLTIVVVLAIAACNYNTPQQQNSQIETRTVSNTLGEVEVPLKPQRVVVLEENIVLDSVLALGIKPVGVVDCRECEEKFRGIPNDLLADVPVVGNIGTQPSLEKILSLKPDLILGLTWLKSSYELLSSIAPTVLIDFTTMYNFKERLRYVAQVLGKSDRAEELLNQYQNRIQKLREQLGEKLATKTISVIHLVGAADIFYSYKPDFITYGQILSDVGLQLIQKNQKQIELTLSIEVLPEYDADILFIMTEHLSQDFKSANPDFLSFLQKPIWSKLKAVQNQQVYKVNWTVGGAMGANRIIDDLYKYLVKTS, from the coding sequence ATGCTAATATTACTTTTTATTAAAGATATTTGCCTGTTGACTTTTATTCAGCTTGTTCGGGTTGTCAAGACCGTTTTTTCTAGGTGGAGCCTCCTGTGGAAACCTCGGCAGATTTCGCGTAATTATAGATTTTTACCATTCTTGCTGACAATAGTTGTGGTTTTAGCGATCGCAGCTTGTAACTACAACACACCCCAGCAACAAAACAGTCAAATAGAAACAAGAACCGTTAGTAATACTTTAGGTGAAGTTGAAGTTCCCCTGAAACCGCAGCGAGTTGTTGTATTAGAAGAAAATATAGTTCTCGATTCTGTACTGGCGTTGGGTATCAAGCCAGTTGGTGTTGTTGATTGTCGGGAATGTGAGGAAAAATTTAGAGGTATACCCAACGATTTACTTGCTGATGTTCCAGTGGTGGGAAACATTGGAACTCAGCCTTCCCTAGAAAAAATTCTCAGTTTAAAACCAGATTTAATTTTAGGGTTAACATGGCTTAAAAGTTCTTATGAACTGCTTTCCAGCATCGCACCTACTGTACTAATCGATTTTACCACCATGTACAATTTTAAAGAAAGACTACGATATGTAGCCCAGGTGTTAGGAAAGAGCGATCGCGCCGAAGAACTCCTGAATCAGTATCAAAACCGCATCCAAAAATTACGGGAGCAATTAGGGGAAAAATTAGCAACAAAAACAATATCTGTAATTCATCTTGTGGGTGCGGCGGATATTTTCTATAGCTACAAACCAGATTTTATTACTTATGGGCAAATTCTTAGTGACGTTGGGTTACAACTAATTCAGAAAAATCAAAAACAAATTGAGTTAACTTTAAGTATTGAAGTTTTACCCGAATACGATGCAGATATTTTATTTATTATGACAGAACACTTGAGTCAAGATTTTAAATCAGCAAATCCTGATTTCTTATCTTTCTTACAAAAGCCTATTTGGTCAAAACTGAAAGCTGTTCAAAATCAACAGGTATACAAGGTAAATTGGACTGTCGGGGGGGCGATGGGAGCTAATAGAATAATTGATGATCTCTACAAATATTTAGTCAAAACATCTTAA